The following are encoded together in the Streptomyces tsukubensis genome:
- the ilvC gene encoding ketol-acid reductoisomerase, translated as MAELFYDDDADLSIIQGRKVAVIGYGSQGHAHALSLRDSGVDVRVGLHEGSKSKAKAEEQGLRVVTPSEAAAEADVIMILVPDPIQGKVYEESIKDNLRDGDALFFGHGFNVRFGFVKAPEGVDVCMVAPKGPGHLVRRQYEEGRGVPCIAAVEQDATGKGFELALSYAKGIGGTRAGVIKTTFTEETETDLFGEQAVLCGGTAALVKAGFETLVEAGYQPEIAYFECMHELKLIVDLMYEGGLEKMRWSISETAEWGDYVSGPRIITDQTKAEMKKILGDIQDGTFAKGWMKEYESGLPKYNEYKKADADHLLETTGKELRKLMSWVDDEA; from the coding sequence GTGGCCGAGCTGTTCTACGACGACGATGCCGACCTGTCCATCATCCAGGGCCGCAAGGTCGCGGTCATCGGCTACGGCAGCCAGGGCCACGCCCACGCGCTGTCGCTGCGTGACTCGGGCGTCGACGTCCGAGTCGGCCTGCACGAGGGCTCGAAGTCCAAGGCCAAGGCCGAGGAGCAGGGCCTGCGTGTCGTCACCCCGTCCGAGGCCGCGGCCGAGGCCGACGTCATCATGATCCTCGTGCCCGACCCCATCCAGGGCAAGGTCTACGAGGAGTCCATCAAGGACAACCTCAGGGACGGCGACGCGCTGTTCTTCGGTCACGGTTTCAACGTCCGCTTCGGCTTCGTGAAGGCCCCCGAGGGCGTCGACGTGTGCATGGTCGCGCCGAAGGGCCCCGGCCACCTCGTGCGCCGCCAGTACGAGGAGGGCCGCGGCGTTCCGTGTATCGCGGCCGTCGAGCAGGACGCCACGGGCAAGGGCTTCGAGCTGGCCCTCAGCTACGCGAAGGGGATCGGCGGCACCCGCGCCGGCGTCATCAAGACGACCTTCACCGAGGAGACCGAGACCGACCTTTTCGGCGAGCAGGCTGTCCTCTGCGGCGGCACCGCCGCCCTGGTCAAGGCCGGTTTCGAGACGCTGGTCGAGGCCGGCTACCAGCCCGAGATCGCCTACTTCGAGTGCATGCACGAGCTGAAGCTCATCGTCGACCTCATGTACGAGGGCGGCCTGGAGAAGATGCGCTGGTCGATCTCGGAGACCGCCGAGTGGGGCGACTACGTCAGCGGCCCGCGGATCATCACGGACCAGACCAAGGCCGAGATGAAGAAGATTCTCGGTGACATCCAGGACGGCACCTTCGCCAAGGGCTGGATGAAGGAGTACGAGTCCGGTCTGCCGAAGTACAACGAGTACAAGAAGGCCGACGCGGACCACCTGCTGGAGACCACGGGCAAGGAGCTGCGCAAGCTCATGAGCTGGGTCGACGACGAGGCCTGA
- a CDS encoding DUF397 domain-containing protein — protein sequence MRSIELSAVTWRKSSYSNSDGGACVEVSDDFITVIPVRDSKNPHGPALVFQAPAWSSFVSAINHSQLPG from the coding sequence GTGCGATCCATCGAACTGAGCGCCGTGACGTGGCGCAAGAGCTCTTACAGCAACTCGGACGGTGGCGCGTGCGTCGAGGTCTCCGACGACTTCATCACCGTGATCCCCGTACGGGACAGCAAGAACCCGCACGGTCCCGCCCTCGTATTTCAGGCCCCGGCCTGGTCCTCCTTCGTCTCGGCCATCAATCACAGCCAGTTGCCCGGCTGA
- a CDS encoding DUF397 domain-containing protein, whose amino-acid sequence MRCSELPAISWRKSSYSNSDGGECVEVSDDLTATVPVRDSKNPHGPILLFRAPAWSPFVSAIGGSREGRDRRASPP is encoded by the coding sequence GTGCGATGCAGTGAGCTGCCTGCCATCTCGTGGCGCAAGAGCAGCTACAGCAACTCCGACGGCGGCGAGTGCGTCGAGGTCTCCGACGACCTCACCGCCACCGTCCCCGTACGGGACAGCAAAAACCCGCACGGCCCGATCCTCCTGTTCCGGGCCCCGGCCTGGTCCCCCTTCGTCTCGGCGATCGGCGGCAGCCGGGAGGGGCGGGACCGTCGTGCATCACCCCCGTAA
- a CDS encoding acetolactate synthase large subunit: MTEQATGAPHPQPRPRSGGQQSALVEHVTGAKSLIRSLEEVGADTVFGIPGGAILPAYDPMMDSVRVRHVLVRHEQGAGHAATGYAQATGKVGVCMATSGPGATNLVTPIADAHMDSVPLVAITGQVASHTIGTDAFQEADIVGITMPITKHNFLITDPAEIPRTIAEAFHIASTGRPGPVLVDIAKDALQAQTTFSWPPSLSLPGYRPVTKPHAKQIREAAKLINDAKRPVLYVGGGVIKAGATAELKVLAELTGVPVTTTLMALGAFPDSHPLHVGMPGMHGSVTAVTALQKADLIVALGARFDDRVTGKLDSFAPFAKIVHADVDPAEIGKNRQADVPIVGDARDVIADLVQAVQADHAAGQKGDYTAWWKDLSRWRDTYPLGYDQPGNGSLSPQQVIERVGALAPEDTIFAAGVGQHQMWAAHFINYEKPATWLNSGGAGTMGYAVPAAMGAKAGRPEQTVWAIDGDGCFQMTNQELTTCALNNIPIKVAIINNGALGMVRQWQTLFYNQRYSNTVLASGANTDGSPIAGTRVPDFVKLAEAMGCVALRCEDPAELDAVIAEANAINDRPVVVDFIVHQDAMVWPMVAAGTSNDEVMAALGVRPDFGDNADD; encoded by the coding sequence ATGACCGAGCAGGCCACCGGGGCCCCCCATCCGCAACCGCGGCCCCGTTCCGGAGGACAGCAGTCCGCCCTCGTTGAGCACGTCACGGGCGCCAAGTCCCTCATTCGTTCACTTGAGGAGGTCGGGGCGGACACGGTATTCGGCATTCCGGGAGGGGCGATCCTCCCCGCGTACGACCCGATGATGGACTCCGTCCGGGTGCGTCACGTCCTCGTCCGCCACGAGCAGGGCGCGGGCCACGCGGCCACCGGATACGCGCAGGCCACCGGCAAGGTCGGGGTGTGCATGGCGACCTCCGGCCCCGGTGCGACCAACCTCGTCACGCCGATCGCCGACGCGCACATGGACTCCGTGCCGCTCGTCGCCATCACCGGGCAGGTCGCCTCCCACACCATCGGGACCGACGCCTTCCAGGAAGCGGACATCGTCGGCATCACCATGCCGATCACGAAGCACAACTTCCTGATCACCGATCCCGCGGAGATCCCCCGGACGATCGCGGAGGCCTTCCACATCGCCTCGACCGGCCGCCCAGGGCCCGTGCTGGTCGACATCGCCAAGGACGCCCTTCAGGCGCAGACCACCTTCTCCTGGCCGCCCTCGCTGAGCCTGCCCGGCTACCGCCCGGTGACCAAGCCGCACGCCAAGCAGATCCGTGAGGCCGCCAAGCTCATCAACGACGCCAAGCGGCCCGTCCTCTACGTCGGCGGCGGCGTCATCAAGGCCGGAGCCACCGCCGAACTCAAGGTCCTCGCGGAGCTGACAGGAGTGCCGGTCACCACCACCCTGATGGCGCTCGGCGCGTTCCCCGACAGCCACCCGCTGCACGTCGGAATGCCGGGAATGCACGGTTCGGTCACCGCCGTCACCGCGCTTCAGAAGGCCGACCTGATCGTCGCCCTCGGTGCCCGCTTCGACGACCGCGTCACCGGCAAGCTCGACAGCTTCGCGCCGTTCGCGAAGATCGTCCACGCCGATGTCGACCCCGCGGAGATCGGCAAGAACCGCCAGGCCGACGTGCCGATCGTCGGTGACGCCCGCGATGTCATCGCCGACCTCGTCCAGGCCGTCCAGGCCGACCACGCCGCGGGCCAGAAGGGCGACTACACCGCCTGGTGGAAGGACCTGAGCAGGTGGCGCGACACCTACCCGCTCGGCTACGACCAGCCCGGCAACGGCAGCCTCTCCCCGCAGCAGGTCATCGAGCGGGTCGGCGCGCTCGCCCCCGAGGACACGATCTTCGCGGCGGGCGTCGGCCAGCACCAGATGTGGGCCGCCCACTTCATCAACTACGAGAAGCCCGCCACCTGGCTCAACTCGGGCGGCGCGGGAACGATGGGGTACGCGGTTCCCGCGGCGATGGGGGCCAAGGCCGGCAGGCCGGAACAGACCGTGTGGGCCATCGACGGCGACGGCTGCTTCCAGATGACCAACCAGGAACTGACGACCTGCGCCCTGAACAACATCCCGATCAAGGTCGCGATCATCAACAACGGCGCACTCGGCATGGTCCGCCAGTGGCAGACGCTCTTCTACAACCAGCGCTACTCCAACACCGTGCTCGCCTCCGGCGCGAACACGGACGGCTCGCCGATCGCGGGCACCCGGGTCCCCGACTTCGTGAAGCTCGCCGAGGCCATGGGCTGTGTGGCGCTGCGCTGCGAGGACCCCGCGGAACTCGACGCGGTCATCGCCGAGGCCAACGCGATCAACGACCGCCCCGTCGTTGTCGACTTCATCGTCCACCAGGACGCGATGGTCTGGCCCATGGTCGCGGCGGGAACCTCCAACGACGAGGTCATGGCCGCACTCGGTGTCCGTCCCGACTTCGGCGACAACGCAGACGACTGA
- a CDS encoding helix-turn-helix domain-containing protein: MPQRRAITGRSQDPRQRFAEELRVLRAASGLSLRALGERLGWDWSLFGKMEKGETLGSPEVVQALDTYYGTPGLLLALWEVAAGDHTQFRERYRRYMSLEAEAVSLWHFAVSVLPGLLQTPGYAREVLAAGGLKGKELEQQVEARMGRRELLEGEDAPRFRTVLSEAVLRTALLDTAEWQGQLEHLVEMAGRRNVAIQVLPFSAGPYGLDSTDVWFLRLPLGRTVAYTENAHRGDLIEDCVAVEKLQGVYDVVRDLALSPAESRKLVLRMLEEVPCDPSN; the protein is encoded by the coding sequence ATGCCGCAACGACGCGCCATCACCGGCCGCAGCCAGGACCCACGCCAACGGTTCGCCGAGGAACTACGCGTCCTGCGGGCCGCGAGCGGCCTGAGCCTGCGAGCCCTCGGCGAACGGCTGGGCTGGGACTGGTCACTGTTCGGCAAGATGGAGAAGGGCGAGACTCTCGGCAGCCCGGAAGTCGTCCAGGCCCTCGACACGTACTACGGGACGCCCGGGCTGCTGCTGGCGCTGTGGGAGGTCGCGGCCGGGGACCATACGCAGTTCCGCGAGCGGTACCGGCGGTACATGTCGCTGGAGGCGGAGGCGGTGAGCCTGTGGCACTTCGCGGTCAGTGTCCTGCCGGGACTGTTGCAGACACCGGGGTACGCACGGGAGGTCCTGGCGGCGGGCGGCCTCAAGGGGAAGGAACTTGAACAGCAGGTCGAGGCGCGGATGGGGCGGCGGGAGCTGTTGGAGGGGGAAGACGCGCCCCGCTTCCGGACAGTCCTCTCCGAGGCTGTCTTACGGACGGCACTGTTGGACACAGCCGAGTGGCAAGGCCAGTTGGAACACTTGGTTGAGATGGCGGGTCGCCGCAATGTGGCGATTCAGGTGCTGCCGTTCAGTGCCGGTCCTTATGGGCTGGACAGCACCGACGTGTGGTTCCTGCGTCTACCGCTGGGACGTACGGTGGCGTACACGGAGAATGCACACCGTGGTGATCTGATCGAAGATTGCGTGGCGGTTGAGAAGCTGCAAGGTGTTTACGATGTAGTGCGTGACCTGGCGCTGTCTCCGGCCGAGTCACGGAAGTTGGTCCTGCGCATGTTGGAGGAAGTGCCGTGCGATCCATCGAACTGA
- the ilvN gene encoding acetolactate synthase small subunit, whose amino-acid sequence MSSKHTLSVLVENTPGILARIAALFSRRGFNIDSLAVGVTEHPDISRITIVVNVEDLPLEQVTKQLNKLVNVLKIVELEAGSAIERELILAKVRADNETRSQIVEIVQLFRAKTVDVSPEAVTIEATGSSDKLEAMLKMLEPFGIKELVQSGTIAVGRGSRSITDRSLRSLERSA is encoded by the coding sequence ATGTCCTCCAAGCACACGCTCTCCGTCCTGGTCGAGAACACCCCCGGTATCCTCGCCAGGATCGCCGCACTGTTCTCCCGCCGCGGTTTCAACATCGACTCGCTCGCGGTCGGTGTCACAGAACACCCCGACATCTCACGCATCACCATCGTCGTGAACGTCGAGGACCTGCCACTCGAACAGGTCACCAAACAGCTCAACAAGCTGGTCAACGTCCTGAAGATCGTCGAGCTGGAAGCCGGCTCAGCGATCGAGCGCGAACTCATCCTGGCGAAGGTGCGCGCGGACAACGAGACGCGTTCCCAGATCGTCGAGATCGTCCAGCTCTTCCGCGCCAAGACCGTGGACGTGTCGCCGGAGGCCGTGACCATCGAGGCCACCGGCTCCAGCGACAAGCTGGAAGCGATGCTGAAGATGCTGGAGCCCTTCGGCATCAAGGAACTCGTCCAGTCCGGCACCATCGCCGTCGGCCGCGGCAGCCGGTCCATCACCGACCGGTCGCTGCGCTCCCTGGAACGCAGCGCCTAG
- the serA gene encoding phosphoglycerate dehydrogenase — translation MSAHTQQKPVVLIAEELSPATVDALGPDFEIRHCNGADRAELLPAIAEVDAILIRSATKVDAEAIAAAGRLKVVARAGVGLDNVDVSAATKAGVMVVNAPTSNIVTAAELACGLLIATARNIPQASSALKNGEWKRSKYTGVELAEKTLGVVGLGRIGVLVAQRMSAFGMKIVAYDPYVQPARAAQMGVKLLTLDELLEVADFITVHLPKTPETLGLIGDEALHRVKPSVRIVNAARGGIVDEEALASALKEGRVAGAGLDVYAKEPCTDSPLFQYDQVVCTPHLGASTDEAQEKAGIAVAKSVRLALAGELVPDAVNVQGGVIAEDVRPGLPLAERLGRIFTALAGEVAVRLDVEVYGEITQHDVKVLELSALKGVFEDVVAETVSYVNAPLFAQERGVEVRLTTSSESPDHRNVVTVRGTLSDGQEISVSGTLAGPKHLQKLVAIGDHDVDLALADHMVVLRYADRPGVIGTVGRVLGESGINIAGMQVSRAEEGGEALSILTVDDSVPQEALNEVASEIGATSARAVDLTD, via the coding sequence GTGAGCGCGCACACCCAACAGAAGCCTGTAGTACTCATCGCCGAGGAGCTGTCGCCCGCCACCGTCGACGCTCTGGGCCCGGACTTCGAGATCCGGCACTGCAACGGAGCCGACCGCGCGGAGCTGCTGCCCGCCATCGCCGAGGTCGACGCGATCCTGATCCGCTCCGCGACCAAGGTCGACGCCGAGGCCATCGCCGCTGCGGGCAGGCTCAAGGTCGTCGCCCGAGCCGGTGTGGGCCTCGACAACGTGGACGTCTCCGCCGCCACCAAGGCGGGTGTGATGGTCGTCAACGCCCCCACCTCCAACATCGTCACGGCGGCCGAACTGGCCTGCGGACTGCTGATCGCCACCGCGCGCAACATCCCCCAGGCGAGCAGCGCGCTGAAGAACGGCGAGTGGAAGCGCTCGAAATACACGGGTGTCGAGCTGGCGGAGAAGACCCTCGGTGTCGTCGGCCTCGGCCGCATCGGTGTCCTGGTCGCGCAGCGCATGTCGGCCTTCGGCATGAAGATCGTGGCGTACGACCCCTACGTACAGCCGGCCCGCGCCGCCCAGATGGGTGTGAAGCTGCTGACGCTGGACGAGCTGCTTGAGGTCGCGGACTTCATCACCGTGCACCTTCCCAAGACCCCCGAGACGCTGGGGCTCATCGGCGACGAGGCGCTGCACAGGGTCAAGCCCTCGGTGCGCATCGTCAACGCCGCGCGGGGCGGGATCGTCGACGAGGAGGCGCTGGCCTCGGCGCTCAAGGAGGGCCGCGTCGCCGGAGCCGGGCTCGACGTGTACGCCAAGGAGCCCTGCACGGACTCCCCGCTCTTCCAGTACGACCAGGTCGTCTGTACGCCGCACCTCGGCGCCTCCACCGACGAGGCCCAGGAGAAGGCCGGTATCGCCGTCGCCAAGTCGGTGCGGCTGGCCCTCGCCGGTGAACTGGTCCCCGACGCGGTCAACGTCCAGGGCGGCGTCATCGCCGAGGACGTGCGCCCCGGACTGCCGCTCGCCGAGCGTCTCGGCCGTATCTTCACCGCGCTCGCGGGTGAGGTCGCGGTCCGCCTGGACGTCGAGGTGTACGGCGAGATCACGCAGCACGACGTGAAGGTGCTCGAACTCTCCGCGCTCAAGGGTGTCTTCGAGGATGTCGTCGCGGAGACCGTGAGCTATGTCAACGCCCCGCTCTTCGCGCAGGAGCGCGGTGTCGAGGTCCGTCTCACCACCAGCTCCGAGTCGCCCGACCACCGCAACGTGGTCACGGTGCGCGGCACCCTCTCCGACGGTCAGGAGATCTCGGTCTCCGGCACGCTGGCGGGCCCCAAGCACCTCCAGAAGCTCGTCGCCATCGGCGACCACGACGTGGACCTGGCCCTCGCCGACCACATGGTGGTCCTCCGCTACGCGGACCGTCCCGGTGTCATCGGCACCGTCGGCCGGGTACTCGGCGAGTCGGGGATCAACATCGCCGGCATGCAGGTGTCGCGCGCTGAGGAGGGTGGCGAGGCGCTGTCCATCCTCACCGTCGACGACTCGGTGCCGCAGGAGGCACTGAACGAGGTGGCCAGCGAGATCGGCGCCACCTCCGCGCGCGCCGTCGACCTGACGGACTGA
- a CDS encoding alpha/beta hydrolase: MRRRRLAPLLAVSVTATLAPALATSTAAATVATTPSAVSSSAAEGVQAPYVKQKPRWKRCDADSPAEFECATIKVPLDYGAPGGKRIDLAISRIKSTAPAGRHGVLFSNPGGPGMQGRYMPMSMRDRLPESARETYDLIGFDPRGVGKSSPLSCGLTPDEENWLRPYKAKTFDKDVAWARDVAKKCEEKAGGALPHMTTRNTARDMDLLRAILGAKKISYVGTSYGTYLGAVYTQLFPGRADRFVLDSAVDPARAWRGMIQWWAQGAEPAFDRWTKWAAERSDTYGLGDTPKEVEKTFWDLVAQADEKPIEVDGEPTTGDDIRSGLRGAVHTPEYATEGVVELKKAAAGKPASPKKLAAFAVSEGAGTADGAADAAEVPADADAAEAPADNGTASLLAIVCGDNSAAWSRDPESYREDALADKARYPLFGDFASSVKPCAFWGESVEPATKVNNKVGSLIVQNEWDPQTPLPSGQALHADLKGSKMVTVLGGEGHGVYPNGDACTDGTVNDYLRTGRLPAKDKTCEATAGSNPEGSEGTEGTEGTEGTEGRKSQKRNVLPGSPLPRRALDRF, encoded by the coding sequence GTGCGCAGACGACGTCTCGCGCCCTTGTTGGCCGTGAGTGTCACGGCGACGCTGGCACCCGCGCTCGCCACCTCGACGGCCGCCGCCACTGTGGCCACGACCCCCTCAGCCGTCTCCTCGTCCGCCGCCGAGGGCGTGCAGGCCCCGTACGTGAAACAGAAGCCGCGGTGGAAGCGGTGCGACGCCGACTCTCCGGCGGAGTTCGAGTGCGCCACGATCAAGGTCCCGCTGGACTACGGGGCGCCCGGCGGCAAACGGATCGACCTGGCCATATCGCGGATCAAGAGCACCGCGCCCGCCGGACGGCACGGCGTCCTGTTCTCCAACCCCGGCGGCCCCGGAATGCAGGGACGCTACATGCCGATGAGCATGCGGGACAGGCTCCCCGAGTCCGCGCGCGAGACGTACGACCTCATCGGCTTCGATCCGCGCGGAGTGGGAAAGAGCAGCCCGCTCTCCTGTGGCCTGACCCCGGACGAGGAGAACTGGCTGCGGCCGTACAAGGCGAAGACGTTCGACAAGGACGTCGCCTGGGCGCGTGACGTCGCGAAAAAATGCGAGGAGAAGGCGGGCGGCGCACTCCCCCACATGACCACCCGCAACACCGCCCGCGACATGGACCTCCTCCGGGCGATCCTCGGTGCGAAGAAGATCTCGTACGTGGGCACCTCCTACGGCACTTACCTGGGCGCCGTCTACACCCAGCTCTTCCCGGGGCGGGCCGACCGGTTCGTACTGGACAGCGCCGTCGATCCCGCGCGGGCCTGGCGGGGCATGATCCAGTGGTGGGCACAGGGCGCGGAGCCCGCGTTCGACCGGTGGACCAAGTGGGCCGCGGAACGCTCGGACACGTACGGCCTCGGCGACACCCCGAAGGAGGTCGAGAAGACCTTCTGGGATCTGGTCGCGCAGGCCGACGAGAAGCCCATCGAGGTGGACGGAGAGCCGACCACGGGTGATGACATCCGCAGTGGTCTGCGCGGGGCGGTCCACACACCGGAGTACGCCACCGAGGGCGTCGTGGAGCTGAAGAAGGCCGCTGCCGGTAAGCCCGCCTCCCCGAAGAAGCTCGCCGCGTTCGCCGTATCCGAGGGGGCAGGGACGGCGGACGGCGCCGCTGACGCCGCAGAGGTGCCTGCCGACGCTGACGCCGCAGAGGCGCCTGCCGACAACGGGACCGCGAGTCTCCTGGCCATCGTCTGCGGCGACAACTCGGCCGCGTGGTCCCGCGACCCCGAGAGCTACCGCGAGGACGCCCTCGCGGACAAGGCCCGCTACCCGCTCTTCGGTGACTTCGCGTCCAGCGTCAAGCCCTGTGCTTTCTGGGGCGAGTCCGTGGAGCCCGCGACCAAGGTGAACAACAAGGTCGGCTCCCTGATCGTCCAGAACGAGTGGGACCCGCAGACCCCGCTGCCCAGCGGCCAGGCCCTGCACGCCGACCTGAAGGGGTCGAAAATGGTCACCGTCCTCGGCGGCGAGGGCCACGGCGTCTACCCGAACGGCGACGCCTGCACGGACGGCACGGTCAACGACTACCTGCGAACCGGCAGACTCCCGGCGAAGGACAAGACCTGCGAGGCGACGGCCGGTTCGAACCCGGAGGGCTCAGAGGGTACGGAGGGTACGGAGGGTACGGAGGGTACGGAGGGACGGAAGAGCCAGAAGCGGAACGTGCTCCCCGGATCTCCGCTCCCCCGGCGCGCCCTGGACCGCTTCTGA
- a CDS encoding FG-GAP and VCBS repeat-containing protein: MHFPTTGGPFFRHVRVWHAVTAFLVVVAVVAAVFVLRPSDGTVSVANSPCRPVDSVRKDRPATPDLDGDGFVDLVHEFSDSDDFDVLILPGSEHGPAHGRTTVLSHDDLGVPDDVQNGDEPWQPTVADLDEDGHSDLIASGDARVAWGGPKGPRADGPHGRVPLPDGGYSTAPVAGDFDGDGHTDLAAFRSSMNDEHNDELVLLKGPFKRSGAPAKTVRIHSPVRENATPLLVAGDANDDRATDLALYDSPYDPPLLFTGGARTAGGLSKEPERLPEGENVVFGDFDGDGRQDIAVGRSFVHDYDEEDTPHRRGQVSVRYGKEPGKWVTMEGGDFKEGFGTTLAVGDFNGDGCDDLAVQLTKKKEAGDARIEVLRGGSEHGLGSKPWRSTKRSEPGDDGPIDGMLFDVGDWDGDGRAELALFGGDTWWITDGTDRDKASFPVAPQQDSGS; the protein is encoded by the coding sequence ATGCACTTCCCGACAACAGGCGGCCCCTTCTTCCGCCACGTGCGTGTGTGGCACGCCGTGACGGCCTTCCTCGTAGTGGTGGCGGTGGTGGCGGCGGTCTTCGTCCTACGCCCGTCCGACGGTACGGTCTCGGTGGCCAACAGCCCCTGCCGACCGGTCGATTCGGTACGCAAGGACAGGCCGGCCACCCCCGACCTCGACGGGGACGGCTTCGTCGATCTGGTGCACGAGTTCTCCGACTCCGACGACTTCGACGTGCTGATCCTGCCCGGCTCCGAGCACGGCCCTGCCCACGGCCGCACGACCGTCCTCAGCCACGACGATCTCGGGGTGCCTGACGACGTCCAGAACGGCGACGAACCGTGGCAGCCCACCGTCGCCGACCTGGATGAGGACGGCCACTCCGACCTCATCGCCAGCGGCGACGCCCGGGTCGCGTGGGGAGGCCCCAAGGGTCCGCGGGCCGATGGGCCGCACGGGCGTGTGCCACTGCCGGACGGCGGATACAGCACCGCGCCGGTCGCCGGTGACTTCGACGGGGACGGCCACACCGACCTCGCGGCCTTCAGATCCTCGATGAACGACGAACACAACGACGAACTGGTCCTGCTCAAGGGGCCGTTCAAGCGCTCCGGCGCCCCCGCCAAGACCGTGCGTATCCACAGCCCGGTCCGCGAGAACGCGACACCCCTGCTGGTCGCCGGGGACGCGAACGACGACCGCGCCACCGATCTCGCCCTCTACGACTCCCCGTACGACCCGCCCCTGCTGTTCACCGGCGGTGCCCGTACCGCAGGCGGCCTGAGCAAGGAACCCGAGCGGCTGCCGGAGGGCGAGAACGTCGTCTTCGGCGACTTCGACGGCGACGGGCGGCAGGACATCGCCGTGGGCCGAAGCTTCGTCCACGACTACGACGAGGAGGACACGCCCCACCGGCGCGGCCAGGTCAGCGTCCGCTACGGCAAGGAGCCCGGGAAGTGGGTCACCATGGAAGGCGGCGACTTCAAGGAGGGGTTCGGCACCACCCTCGCCGTCGGGGACTTCAACGGCGACGGCTGCGACGACCTGGCCGTACAGCTCACCAAGAAGAAGGAGGCCGGGGACGCGCGGATCGAGGTGCTGCGGGGCGGCTCCGAGCACGGGCTCGGGTCGAAGCCCTGGCGCTCCACCAAGCGCTCCGAGCCGGGTGACGACGGCCCCATCGACGGCATGCTCTTCGACGTCGGTGACTGGGACGGCGACGGCCGCGCGGAACTGGCCCTCTTCGGCGGGGACACATGGTGGATCACCGACGGCACGGACCGCGACAAGGCATCGTTCCCGGTCGCCCCGCAGCAGGACTCGGGTTCGTAG